One segment of Ricinus communis isolate WT05 ecotype wild-type chromosome 8, ASM1957865v1, whole genome shotgun sequence DNA contains the following:
- the LOC8285143 gene encoding triosephosphate isomerase, chloroplastic — MAMLSTSLSGPSQFSGLRQSCPKLLETHSLSQSFLRHFNSQLRSISSSRKPSRHVVAMAGTGTFFVGGNWKCNGTKESISKLVSDLNDAKLEADVDVVVAPPFIYIDQVKSSLTDRIEISAQNSWVSKGGAFTGEISVEQLNDIGCKWVILGHSERRHVIGENDEFIGKKAAYALSQGLGVIACIGELLEEREAGKTFDVCFQQLKAYADAVPSWDKIVIAYEPVWAIGTGKVATPQQAQEVHVALRDWLKKNISEEVASKTRIIYGGSVNGGNCAELAKQEDIDGFLVGGASLKGPEFATIINSVTSKKVAA; from the exons ATGGCTATGCTATCTACTTCGCTCTCAGGTCCCTCTCAGTTCTCCGGCCTTCGCCAATCATGCCCTAAACTTCTTGAGACTCACTCCCTCTCTCAGTCATTTCTTCGTCATTTCAATTCTCAACTTCGCAGCATCTCTTCTTCTCGCAAACCTTCTAGACATGTCGTCGCTATGGCCGGCACGGGAACG TTCTTTGTAGGAGGCAATTGGAAGTGT AATGGGACAAAAGAGTCTATCAGTAAGCTTGTTTCTGACTTGAACGATGCGAAGTTGGAGGCTGATGTTG ATGTTGTTGTTGCTCCTCCCTTTATTTACATCGATCAGGTGAAGTCTTCATTAACAGATAGAATTGAGATTTCTGCTCAAAACTCCTGGGTCAGTAAAGGTGGGGCTTTCACAGGAGAGATCAG TGTGGAACAACTAAATGATATTGGCTGCAAGTGGGTTATTCTTGGGCATTCTGAACGCAGGCATGTAATTGGAGAAAATGATGAG TTTATAGGAAAGAAAGCTGCATATGCCTTGAGCCAGGGTCTTGGGGTGATAGCTTGTATTGGTGAACTTTTAGAAGAAAGAGAGGCAGGAAAAACTTTTGATGTTTGTTTTCAGCAATTGAAGGCATATGCCG ATGCTGTGCCCAGTTGGGATAAGATTGTTATTGCATATGAGCCGGTATGGGCTATTGGAACTGGTAAAGTGGCCACACCTCAGCAAGCTCAGGAAGTGCATGTTGCTTTACGAGATTGGCTCAAAAAGAATATCTCTGAAGAAGTTGCATCCAAAACACGAATTATCTATGGAG GATCTGTAAATGGGGGAAATTGTGCTGAACTTGCGAAGCAAGAAGATAttgatggttttcttgttgGTGGTGCATCCCTAAAG GGCCCGGAATTTGCTACCATTATCAATTCTGTAACATCCAAGAAAGTTGCTGCTTGA
- the LOC8285144 gene encoding cation/H(+) antiporter 15, protein MKTYSSPPIFVKRGNSTFVYPTVCFSYQEEKRAHGIFYKANVLEFIYPVFTIQIILAFLVSWTVYFVLRPLRQPRFVCNILAGIILGPSVLGRNKAFMETFFPPKEMLIFNTVARLGTAYLIFIIAVKMDVKTLLSSAKKIWPIGLCSYIFPFVITLIFSSAMYKELSACLKGMNMVTFLCGAISVTYFPVVAQFIEELDLLTTELGQLALSSSMLIQMTSHAITIIGVAVTRDSYIHSIYYFLAICATIILAVYVIRPAILLIIKITPEGKPIKEVYVIAILIGTLIMAVITDVMWYDFLSGALLTGLIIPDGPPLGAILVEKSELMVMEIFLPLFFVQVGYLTDVSSLQNIKAVTVVLLLVTVCCLTKIIGTLLASLYLNIKFQTALFLGLILNFKGVVDLTTFHRFQSRNILEKRCYTALVLFNLLVVAIFYPLIEFFYKPRIRLAGRYSKTKYSRALQSTPQAEELRALTCIYHENNVPGMIALLDASNHRAISPLCAYVVHVVDLVGRTAPSLLPYKGKTRMSNHDPCSSSSRIMSAFINYSKTASGRVSLQPFTMVAPFRTMHNIICNLAEENLIPFIIVPFHENQILDLNSKQKGVLQDFNSQLQAHAPCTVGILYDRGLQPRLNKCRIVVVFIGGADDREALALAIRMSGNPDMNITMLRINSAKDKDRSITEAQLDELLVKEFIDNNLNNPRILCQQVSVNDSLQMLNAVQSLRRNYDLVMVGKNSGARAFEKDLTEWVEYAELGVIGDMLASTDFYNEMTSVLVMEHCAVVNKSFSIPS, encoded by the exons ATGAAAACTTACAGTAGCCCGCCAATCTTTGTGAAACGAGGAAATAGTACATTTGTTTATCCAACGGTTTGCTTTTCCTATCAAGAAGAAAAGCGGGCTCATGGCATCTTTTATAAAGCAAATGTTCTGGAATTCATATATCCTGTCTTCACGATTCAAATCATCTTGGCGTTCCTGGTTTCGTGGACTGTCTACTTTGTTCTTAGGCCTTTGAGACAACCGAGATTTGTCTGCAATATTCTG GCAGGCATTATCTTAGGACCCTCCGTTCTGGGTCGCAACAAGGCATTTATGGAGACATTTTTTCCACCTAAAGAGATGTTGATTTTCAACACAGTGGCTAGACTTGGTACAGCGTACTTAATCTTCATAATTGCTGTGAAGATGGACGTGAAAACTTTGTTAAGCTCAGCAAAGAAAATTTGGCCTATTGGTTTATGTAGCTATATTTTTCCTTTCGTAATCACCTTAATCTTTAGTTCTGCTATGTACAAGGAATTATCTGCATGTCTCAAGGGTATGAACATGGTGACTTTCTTATGTGGGGCAATATCAGTTACATATTTCCCAGTTGTTGCTCAATTTATTGAGGAATTAGACCTTTTAACTACTGAATTGGGCCAGCTTGCCTTGTCCTCTTCTATGCTCATTCAAATGACGAGTCATGCTATTACAATTATAGGAGTGGCTGTGACAAGGGATTCTTATATTCATTCGATTTACTACTTTCTTGCCATATGCGCAACGATCATCTTGGCAGTCTATGTTATAAGGCCTGCGATTCTCCTGATTATCAAGATAACTCCAGAAGGGAAACCGATAAAAGAAGTTTATGTCATAGCCATACTTATTGGGACTTTAATTATGGCAGTCATAACTGATGTTATGTGGTATGACTTTCTTTCTGGAGCTCTTCTGACGGGATTGATCATACCTGATGGACCGCCTTTAGGAGCCATATTAGTAGAGAAATCTGAACTTATGGTTATGGAAATTTTCCtgcctttgttctttgttcaAGTTGGATACCTGACAGATGTGTCTTCactacagaacatcaaggctGTAACTGTGGTGTTGCTCCTCGTTACAGTATGTTGTTTGACCAAGATAATTGGAACTCTGTTGGCATCACTGTATctcaatattaaatttcaaactGCTCTTTTCTTGGGCCTCATTTTGAACTTCAAGGGTGTTGTAGACTTGACGACTTTTCACCGATTCCAATCAAGAAAT ATTTTGGAAAAACGCTGTTATACTGCATTGGTGCTATTCAATCTACTTGTAGTAGCGATCTTTTATCCTTTGATTGAATTTTTCTATAAGCCTCGAATTAGACTTGCTGGGCGATATTCTAAAACAAAATACTCGAGAGCCCTCCAATCAACACCTCAAGCTGAAGAATTACGTGCTCTTACATGCATCTACCATGAAAACAATGTCCCTGGCATGATTGCATTACTGGATGCATCAAATCATAGAGCAATTAGCCCATTATGTGCTTATGTAGTGCATGTGGTTGATCTTGTCGGCCGAACTGCTCCTTCATTACTTCCTTACAAGGGCAAGACAAGGATGTCCAATCATGATCCGTGCTCATCTTCATCTCGGATTATGAGCGCTTTTATAAATTACTCAAAAACTGCAAGCGGCCGTGTCTCACTACAGCCATTCACCATGGTTGCACCATTCAGGACTATGCACAACATCATCTGCAATCTTGCAGAGGAAAACCTTATTCCTTTCATCATCGTCCCTTTTCATGAAAATCAAATATTGGACCTAAACAGCAAACAGAAGGGTGTGTTGCAGGATTTTAACTCTCAACTTCAGGCTCATGCACCATGTACTGTTGGGATCTTATATGACAGGGGATTGCAACCGCGTCTGAACAAGTGCCGGATTGTGGTCGTTTTTATTGGTGGTGCAGATGATCGCGAAGCCTTGGCACTTGCAATTAGAATGTCAGGAAATCCTGATATGAACATCACCATGTTAAGGATTAACTCGGCAAAAGATAAGGATCGCAGTATTACAGAGGCGCAATTAGATGAGTTGTTGGTCAAGGAATTCATAGATAATAATCTTAATAATCCTAGGATTCTCTGTCAACAGGTGAGTGTGAACGATAGTTTACAAATGCTAAATGCGGTTCAATCTTTAAGGAGAAATTACGATCTTGTCATGGTGGGCAAGAATTCCGGGGCAAGGGCTTTTGAGAAAGATTTGACGGAATGGGTAGAATATGCAGAACTGGGCGTCATCGGTGATATGCTTGCGTCAACAGACTTTTATAATGAGATGACGTCCGTGCTTGTCATGGAACATTGTGCGGTAGTTAATAAATCGTTCTCAATTCCATCTTAG
- the LOC8285145 gene encoding uncharacterized protein LOC8285145: MEWFYPRRRGPEWKQGWTGQTLGSISIPPPPLLVIFGIVILLLWLSQYTDYKAQLHHSAINFQLFLFLLPVLLILLIASYSTNWMPYFRLRQPRSGRESVRSAEGSSQPWGIAAFVAVLLVLLSYQSSFHSKWFGPLWRSD; the protein is encoded by the coding sequence atggagtgGTTCTACCCAAGAAGAAGGGGTCCTGAATGGAAACAGGGTTGGACAGGCCAAACTCTTGGCTCCATATCTATCCCACCACCTCCATTGCTAGTCATATTTGGAATTGTCATTCTCTTGCTATGGCTCTCCCAATATACAGACTACAAGGCCCAGTTACACCACTCAGCTATCAACTTTCAGCTGTTCCTTTTCTTGCTTCCCGTTCTCCTTATACTCTTGATTGCTTCATACTCTACTAACTGGATGCCTTACTTTCGGCTACGGCAACCAAGGTCAGGTCGCGAATCAGTTCGTTCGGCTGAGGGGTCTTCGCAGCCTTGGGGTATTGCAGCGTTTGTGGCGGTGCTTTTAGTGTTGCTTTCTTATCAATCTTCTTTTCATTCAAAGTGGTTTGGACCTCTTTGGAGATCAgattaa
- the LOC8285147 gene encoding uncharacterized protein LOC8285147 — MTYSYYGRRNNSIFDVFTLNPLPYPVLLILAVISIFLGMSWYFSYEEMVEAAEEQMSWVLLIIPLVILFVVRWLSSMENPDMLFAKSPWEWKRQTHHHPPEGSSPWGVAALIVLLLVLVQFQSAFLDSWF, encoded by the coding sequence ATGACTTACTCTTACTATGGCAGAAGAAACAACTCAATCTTTGATGTTTTCACTCTCAATCCATTACCATACCCAGTTCTTCTAATCCTGGCAGTTATATCAATCTTTCTTGGGATGTCATGGTACTTCAGTTATGAGGAAATGGTGGAGGCTGCTGAGGAGCAAATGAGTTGGGTTCTTCTGATCATACCACTAGTGATACTTTTCGTTGTTCGTTGGTTATCATCTATGGAAAATCCTGACATGCTCTTTGCCAAATCACCATGGGAATGGAAACGGCAGACCCACCACCATCCGCCGGAGGGGAGCTCTCCATGGGGTGTGGCTGCTTTGATTGTTTTGCTTCTTGTTTTGGTGCAATTCCAGTCTGCTTTTCTTGATAGTTGGTTTTGA